A DNA window from Setaria viridis chromosome 2, Setaria_viridis_v4.0, whole genome shotgun sequence contains the following coding sequences:
- the LOC117844713 gene encoding uncharacterized protein At1g24485: protein MRGTCGRTNPCQSLKDSLLNKLPAEQTKTKVASRRQPQLLSGRCFHLVAVAHPLLPIQIRVFVGGCSGHHWIRGPTSSPAPPMIPFSLLAGALVLLVGAADAALPGYQISCGATSAKVAGNVTWVPDGAFVHTGKAAELGDSRGLMAPMLSSLRYFPDASARKHCYVVPAERHARYLVRTTYYYGGFDGGRAPPVFDQIIDGTRWSAVDTAADYAGGLATYYEAVVDAAGKQVSVCLARSGATEAGRSPFISALEVVPLEGSVYGAVNFTAYALSTIARHSFGHDSSTIGYPGDRFNRYWEPYSGGNIPVVESQASVATEAFWNKPPEAVFRRGLTASRGKSLDLQWPPAPLPAASYYLALYFQDNRAPSALSWRVFDVAVNGQPFFAGLNVSTAGTMVYGAEWPLSGQTRIKLTPAPDSPVGPVINAAELMMIVPLGGRTHPRDVIGMEALARGFWNPPSDWRGDPCLPKGNSWTGVTCNEDPLARVIAINLTNSRVGGSISDHIANLTAVSSIWLVGNNLTGPIPDMSPLHHLVSLHLEDNGLTGSLPESLGNLTRLEELSVQNNNLQGTIPSSIRNRAMVDISFRFKYTPGNNLS, encoded by the exons ATGAGAGGAACATGTGGGCGCACCAACCCCTGCCAGAGTTTGAAGGACTCTCTCCTGAACAAGCTGCCGGCCGAGCAAACCAAAACAAAAGTCGCGAGCCGGCGGCAACCGCAGCTGCTGTCTGGTCGTTGCTTCCATCTCGTTGCCGTTGCGCACCCTCTCCTTCCAATCCAAATCCGCGTCTTTGTCGGGGGCTGCAGCGGCCATCATTGGATCAGAGGACCCACTTCCAGTCCAGCACCACCAATgatccccttctccctcctcgccggcgctctcgtcctcctcgtcggcgccgccgatgCTGCCCTGCCCG GGTACCAGATAAGCTGCGGCGCGACGTCGGCGAAGGTCGCCGGGAACGTGACGTGGGTCCCCGACGGCGCGTTCGTCCACACCGGCAAGGCCGCGGAGCTTGGCGACTCCCGGGGGTTGATGGCGCCGATGCTCTCGTCGCTCCGGTACTTCCCGGACGCGTCCGCCAGGAAGCACTGCTACGTGGTGCCCGCGGAGAGGCACGCTAGGTACCTGGTCCGCACGACCTACTACTACGGCGGGTTCGACGGCGGGCGGGCCCCGCCGGTGTTCGACCAGATCATCGACGGCACGCGGTGGAGCGCGGTGGACACGGCGGCGGATTACgccgggggcctcgccacatacTACGAGGCCGTCGTGGATGCCGCGGGGAAGCAGGTCAGCGTCTGCCTCGCCAGGAGCGGCGCCACCGAGGCGGGACGGAGCCCCTTCATCTCCGCGCTCGAGGTGGTGCCGCTGGAGGGATCCGTGTACGGCGCCGTCAACTTCACCGCCTACGCGCTCAGCACCATCGCGCGCCACAGCTTCGGCCACGACAGCTCGACCATTGG ATATCCAGGTGACCGTTTCAACCGGTACTGGGAGCCGTACAGCGGCGGGAACATCCCGGTGGTGGAGAGCCAGGCGAGCGTGGCGACGGAGGCATTCTGGAACAAGCCCCCGGAGGCCGTGTTCCGGCGAGGATTGACGGCGAGCCGGGGCAAGAGCCTGGACCTCCAGTggccaccggcgccgctcccCGCCGCGAGCTACTACCTGGCGCTCTACTTCCAGGACAACCGGGCGCCGAGCGCGCTCAGCTGGAGGGTCTTCGACGTTGCGGTCAACGGCCAGCCCTTCTTCGCCGGCCTGAACGTCTCCACGGCGGGCACCATGGTGTACGGCGCCGAGTGGCCGCTGTCCGGGCAGACGAGGATCAAGCTGACGCCGGCGCCGGACTCCCCGGTCGGGCCGGTGATCAATGCGGCCGAGCTCATGATGATCGTTCCCCTCGGAGGGAGGACGCATCCCAGAGACG TGATCGGCATGGAGGCGCTGGCCAGAGGATTCTGGAACCCGCCGTCAGACTGGAGAGGCGATCCCTGCTTGCCCAAGGGGAACTCGTGGACAGGTGTCACCTGCAACGAAGATCCTCTTGCAAGAGTAATCGCTAT CAACCTCACAAATTCCAGAGTTGGAGGATCAATATCTGACCACATTGCCAACCTGACTGCAGTATCCAGCAT TTGGCTTGTGGGGAACAATCTAACTGGGCCTATTCCAGATATGAGCCCCCTGCATCATCTTGTCTCTTT GCACCTGGAGGACAACGGACTGACAGGCTCGCTCCCTGAATCGCTCGGAAACTTAACGAGACTTGAGGAACT GTCTGTGCAGAACAATAACCTACAAGGGACAATCCCAAGCAGCATAAGGAACAGAGCGATGGTGGACATTAGCTTCAGGTTCAA GTACACACCTGGGAACAATCTTAGCTAA